In Prionailurus viverrinus isolate Anna unplaced genomic scaffold, UM_Priviv_1.0 scaffold_60, whole genome shotgun sequence, one genomic interval encodes:
- the PCSK4 gene encoding LOW QUALITY PROTEIN: proprotein convertase subtilisin/kexin type 4 (The sequence of the model RefSeq protein was modified relative to this genomic sequence to represent the inferred CDS: inserted 2 bases in 1 codon) produces the protein MRPSWTALWLRLALALGLALVGPLPVGWSSARVPIYVSSWAVRVSQGYREAERLARKFGFVYLGQIFPDGQYFHLRHRGVVQQSLSPHWGHRLRLKKDPKVQWFEQQTLRRRVKRSVVVPTDPWFSKQWYMNNKVRPDLNVLQVWSQGLSGRGIVISVLDDGIEKDHPDLWANYDPLASYDFNDYDPDPQPRYTPGDENRHGTRCAGEVAAIANNGFCGAGVAYNARIGGVRMLDGTITDVIEAQSLSLQPQHIHIYSASWGPEDDGRTVDGPGVLTREAFRRGVTQGRGGLGTLFVWASGNGGLHYDNCNCDGYTNSVYTLSVGSATREGRAPWYSEACASTLTTTYSSGVATDPQIVTTDLHHRCTDKHTGTSASAPLAAGMIALALEANPFLTWRDMQHLVVRASRPAQLQAEDWRTNGVGRQVSHHYGYGLLDARLLVDMARTWLPTQRQQKCVIEIVHTPTPAEGALAARAAPSPIWPLTRVRRNVSACAGRANRIRSLEHVQVQLSLSYSRRGDLEISLTSPMGTRSTLVAVRPLDVSGQGYNNWIFMSTHFWDEDPRGPWTLGLENKGYYFNTGTLYRYTLLLYGTAEDMTARPPGPQVTGSACVQRDTEGPCQERHSSAHVLGHLRLSYCPPRYLGHTRQAVTAGPGXAPALCVCSSRRASCYTCLGRSPLACTACPPPPPPASTLDEGRGSCSGPVPPSGLPPARRSRPPRPPPRRSPGRGTGPAGRGLREPLTPQRPRCRLPTAVCGAPPATTPGPAAGPDLETPE, from the exons atGCGGCCCTCCTGGACTGCGCTCTGGCTGCGCCTTGCCTTGGCTCTGGGCCTGGCCCTCGTTGGCCCCCTGCCTGTGGGGTGGTCCTCGGCCCGGGTCCCCATCTATGTCAGCAGCTGGGCCGTGCGGGTGTCCCAGGGTTACCGGGAGGCCGAGCGCCTGGCGCGCAAATTCGGCTTCGTCTacctggggcag ATCTTTCCTGACGGGCAGTACTTCCACCTGAGGCACCGGGGCGTGGTCCAGCAGTCCCTGAGCCCACACTGGGGCCATCGCCTGCGCCTGAAGAAAGACCCCAAG GTGCAGTGGTTCGAGCAGCAGACGCTGCGGCGGCGTGTCAAGCGCTCGGTGGTGGTGCCCACGGACCCCTGGTTCTCCAAGCAGTGGTACATG AACAACAAGGTGCGGCCGGACCTGAACGTCCTGCAGGTCTGGAGCCAGGGGCTGTCGGGCCGGGGCATTGTGATCTCTGTCCTGGACGATGGCATCGAGAAGGACCACCCGGACCTCTGGGCCAACTAC GACCCCCTGGCCAGCTACGACTTCAATGACTACGACCCAGACCCCCAGCCGCGATACACGCCCGGCGACGAGAACCG GCACGGGACCCGCTGTGCCGGGGAAGTGGCCGCAATCGCAAACAACGGGTTCTGTGGAGCGGGTGTCGCCTACAATGCCCGGATCGGAG GCGTGCGCATGCTGGACGGCACCATCACGGACGTCATCGAGGCCCAGTCGCTGAGCCTGCAGCCGCAGCACATCCACATCTACAGCGCCAGCTGGGGCCCCGAGGACGACGGCCGCACGGTGGACGGCCCGGGCGTCCTCACCCGCGAGGCCTTCAGGCGCGGCGTGACCCAG GGCCGCGGTGGGCTGGGCACTCTCTTCGTCTGGGCGTCGGGCAACGGCGGCCTGCACTACGACAATTGCAACTGTGACGGCTACACCAACAGCGTGTACACGCTCTCCGTGGGCAGCGCCACCCGCGAGGGCCGCGCGCCCTGGTACAGCGAGGCCTGTGCCTCCACGCTCACCACCACCTACAGCAGCGGCGTGGCCACCGACCCGCAGATC GTCACCACGGATCTGCACCACCGGTGCACGGACAAACACACGGGCACCTCGGCGTCGGCCCCGCTGGCCGCGGGCATGATCGCCCTGGCTCTGGAGGCCAA CCCGTTCCTGACATGGAGGGATATGCAGCACTTGGTGGTCCGTGCGTCCAGGCCCGCGCAGCTCCAGGCTGAGGACTGGAGGACCAACGGCGTGGGGCGCCAAG TGAGCCACCACTATGGCTATGGGCTGCTGGATGCCAGGCTGCTGGTGGACATGGCTCGAACGTGGCTGCCCACACAGCGCCAGCAGAAGTGCGTCATTGAGATCGTACACACCCCCAC gccCGCAGAAGGGGCGCTCGCGGCCCGCGCCGCCCCCAGCCCCATCTGGCCGCTGACGCGGGTGAGGAGGAACGTGTCGGCGTGCGCTGGCCGAGCCAACCGCATCCGCTCGCTGGAGCACGTGCAGGTGCAGCTCTCGCTGTCCTACAGTCGCCGCGGGGACCTGGAGATCTCGCTCACGAGCCCCATGGGCACCCGCTCCACGCTCGTGGCCGtcag aCCCTTGGACGTCAGCGGCCAAGGCTACAACAACTGGATCTTTATGTCCACCCACTTCTGGGACGAGGACCCGCGGGGCCCGTGGACGCTGGGCCTGGAAAACAAGGGCTACTACTTCAACACGG GGACGCTGTACCGCTACACGCTGCTGCTCTACGGGACGGCCGAGGACATGACGGCGCGGCCCCCGGGCCCCCAGGTGACCGGCAGCGCGTGTGTGCAGCGGGACACAGAGGGGCCGTGCCAGG AACGCCACAGCTCCGCCCACGTCCTCGGCCACCTCCGCCTCTCCTACTGCCCGCCCAGGTACCTCGGCCACACCCGGCAGGCAGTGACCGCTGGGCCCGG CGCTCCCGCCCTGTGCGTCTGCTCGAGCCGCCGCGCCTCCTGCTACACCTGCCTCGGCCGCTCCCCGCTCGCCTGcactgcctgccccccccccccccccccggcctccaCGCTGGACGAGGGTCGCGGCTCCTGCTCAGGACCCGTCCCTCCCAGCGGCCTCCCCCCAGCCCGCCGCAGTCGCCCACCCCGGCCGCCACCGCGGCGGAGCCCGGGCCGTGGTACTGGCCCCGCTGGCCGTGGCCTTCGGGAGCCCCTCACTCCGCAGCGTCCTCGCTGTAGGCTGCCCACTGCTGTGTGCGGggccccccccgccaccaccccaGGTCCAGCTGCTGGCCCGGACCTAGAGACACCTGAGTAG
- the CUNH19orf25 gene encoding UPF0449 protein C19orf25 homolog, protein MGSKAKKRVVLPTRPAPPTVEQILEDVRGAPSEDPVFTALALEDSAGLSGRAEDAEAQQQQLYQQSRAYVAMNQRLQQAGDGLKQKREDLWRAGEGLEQEVRLLKQGASPGAVATSLG, encoded by the exons ATGGGTTCCAAGGCCAAGAAGCGGGTGGTACTGCCCACTCGCCCAGCGCCCCCCACGGTGGAGCAGATCCTGGAGGACGTGCGGGGTGCGCCCTCCGAGGACCCCGTTTTCACCGCCCTGGCCCTGGAAG ACTCCGCAGGCCTCTCCGGGAGGGCGGAGGACGCGGaggcccagcagcagcagctttaCCAGCAGAGCCGCGCCTATGTAGCCATGAATCAGCGTCTGCAGCAGGCGGGCGACGGGCTGAAGCAGAAGCGTGAGGACCTGTGGCGGGCTGGCGAGGGGCTGGAGCAGGAAGTCCGCCTGCTGAAGCAGGGCGCGTCCCCAGGGGCCGTGGCCACCTCCTTGGGCTGA